The sequence AAGCCGAGTTTGTCAGCGTAATTGATGATGTTGATCGGGTCAGCAGCAACGTTGAGCCCAACACTCTTCATCACGGCAACCGCATTAACACCCACATCCAACGCGCCGTTGAGTGCGGCAGCACCCTGGGACTCGTCATTCGACATTTCTCCCCATAATCCACACTCTCTGAGAATCTCCGCGTTCTCTTCTAGAATCGTGAAAACTTCTGCGACGGGCGAGCCAGGATAGCCGGCCATCAAGCCGACTTTGCTCTCAAGCGCTCCCTTTACTATCAGCTCGTTTCCGTTGAAAGCGTTGATACCGGAACCTTGGACAAAACGCTTGTCCGACATTACATCACGTGGGTATCCGTATAGTGTCTTCTAGTCGGGCTGTAGATAAGCCCGTTGTTCAGTTTGAGACGAATAACCCGACAATCGTTCGGTTGAACCTACCTGAAATGCTAGAACATCCACAGATAGCAATCGTGCTTTTTTCGCGTTTCTGGGCTTTCCATACGCAAAGAACGCTTGCGAATATTCTCGTAGGAAAAACCCTTCAAGCAGGCACCTCTTTGTGCCAACCGCGGTCGGAAAAGAAGCCTTTGCATTTGAGGAAACTCCTTCTTCTCATAATCCTTCTGATCCCAACAATCTCCCTCGGCTCAGCGTTAGACGCTCACGCGGCTTCTAGAGGCAGTATCCCGACCGAGGGCGGCACGTGGGTAGACCCAACAATCACCACGGTGATTATTCCCTCATCGAGCGCGGCTTGGTTCAGGTCTTCATACACACTGGATGTTAGTCGAGCAATTAGTCGATGGACCATGTCCATCGCTGCTTACACGGATAGTTACGGTTCAAATTATCTTCGCAAACTCAACTTCGTCACCTGCATTTCAGGCATCAATGAATCCCTGTGCGGTAGCCCCGATATTCAGGTTCAATTCGTCGAATCCTTCGGGCCTCAATCCGCGGGATTAGGGCTAACCTCTCTCAGGATTCAGAACTCGAGAGTCTTCTTGGCACCAACAACAACGACGCTCGCCGCTTACGACCCGAGTAACACTACACAGTTGACTGATACGGACATGATCAATATCGCCAGCCATGAGTTCGGCCACGCGCTTGGTCTCGGCCATGCAACACTTTCTCGGACAGACGACGGAACCTTTGAGCTCATGTTCCTGTCATATGGGCAAACAGCCGGGAATCCCGTGAACTCGCTTGAAGCGCCGTCTACTCTTGACTTCTACGCTTTGGCCTATGTCTACGATTGGCTCGCAAGTTCTTCAACGCTCAACGGCCAGGGACATCCAACAACGGACCTCTCGCTGCCCTTGGGGGTCCCGTATTCGTCCGTCTATCCTTACGCAGAGCAAATACAAATGCAACAAGAATCGCTTAATCGAAAAAATCTGGAGATACTGGTTCTCACAATGGTCGCCGCGTTTCTCTTTACGCTCGTCCTAGTGTTGGGTATTCTATTGGCCCGGAAGAAACACGTTCCTCCTCATCCTTTCTACTCGGAACCGATTCAGGCCCCACCACAAATCCAGATATTCCATTTGACCTAGGATGTCCGACTCGGAACGCGTGCCCAAATCGTTGTCATGCTCATTGGGGCCTTCTCAATAAATATCCAGTCGCAGGTTCGTAGCATGAGGGGGCGGCTCCACATGAGTTTCGTAAGGCGAAGACTGTCCGTTCTTGCTCCGCTGAGCATCAATCGCCGCGGTCTCACCTTCGTCGGAACCGTTGCTTTCATGACAGGTTTCTTTGCCGCTCGGGCCTTCGCAATACAGAACCCCAACGTAGTCGTTGTAAAAGGAGGAATCCACTTTCATCATTTCTGGTACGGACTGGGAATGGTCACTCTATCCGGTTGGCTTGGCATCGCCTTCAATCGACCAAGGCTAGTCAGAACATACGCGATAATCTTCGGTCTCGGCGCGGGTCTCATCGGAGACGAAATAGGACTTCTCTTAACATTCGGCGATTACCAGTCTAGTCTTACTACGGATTTTTTCGTCGGTGTAATCGGCTTCATCATTCTAGCAACGACTCTTGTTAGGTATCGGAAGATTGTCGCGAAGGATATTATTCATACGAGCTGGAACGAGCGGCTCGTCTACCTCGGAATAAATCTGACTGGGCTGTCAGTGATCTTTTTCGCGGTGAACAGCCTCACTCCTGGCGCTGTATTGGCTGCAATTGGAATAGTTCTGGTGATTTCGGGATTCGAGGCAGCTAGGGCTGGCATCGTTGCGGGATTGGTGGCAGGAGGAATTGCCGCCGTTGGCGACTTTTTCCTTGTTGAAAACTATGACGTTATCGGAAGAACCCTTGAGGGAACGGTTTTCGCGCCAACAAGCCCGATTGGAAGTTTAGAGGCAGCTACAATCTACGTGATCGCTGTCGACGTGTTTCTTTCCGGAGTCATTGGCGGCGCAATTCTGGGACTCATCTTCTCGCTAGTACATGATCGATACTTGAAAAACCGCAGCCTCCGAACTCGAGGAATAGTATTTGGTATCGCACTATGGATAGTGCTCAGCGTGACAAGTCTCGGTTCCGAGTTTGGCGCCTTGTATGACGTCATTTCTACCGTAATAGGACTAGTAGCCTACCTCGTCTATGGCATTCTACTAGCTCGGTTCTATCCAAGATTCAAGCGTAACATATCTGAGAACCTAACTGACACAGTGCCGGCAAGCTAGCTTGTCTAGTGTTCTTTCACGGCTTTCCCTTGGCGAGCTGGGAATCGTATGGTCAACCGTCTGTTTGTATTCGCGGCTATCCCCAACGCTTATGACTTCGAATGACTCTACCAATCGAGTGGGCCTTCACTGTCCGGTTATCGCAGGCTGTTCTCACCAAACTTGAGGCTGAACGTTGGGGGACGCTTCCTAGGGCTAATGGCACTGCTCGTTCTTGTTGCGATATCGGGGGGCTTCCAGGTCCGGCTTGCTTCAGCCACATTCTCCACCAAGCCTCATGTGCCAATTCTGATTGACGGAAATTCTGGCCTTGTCGTTGGGTCAAATGGTGTGGTTTCCGGCGGTGGAACTGCGCAGAATCCGTACCTTATTGAAGGCTGGTCGATAGCAGCTGCACAGGGCCAGGCAGCGGTCAAGATTCAGCATACTACTGAGTTCTTCATCGTGCAGAACATTCTGACGCTGGGGTCTGGTGGAGTCTATCTCATCAACGCGAACCACGGATCCGTTCTAACCTCGAAATTGAACGGGACTGTTCAGGGTGTTAGAGTTGAGGGGTCCCAAGATGTCACGGTGTCAGGGAATACTGTATCATATGGGGGCATATCAGTAGCGGACCCTGATCCAGGCCCGTTTAGCACCAATCTTGTAATATCGAATAATTTGGTCATCGACGGAGGAATCTCGATCTTCTCGTCCCACGGCCCAGCAGGCATGAGAGTATCAGGAAACACAATTCTAGGCCGCAACTTATCGTATTTGGGCATCGACGTGTACGCCGTCGGCGCAACGATTAGCGGGAATAGCGTTTTCGATACCACTGAGGGCATAGTGGTTGGAGGTTCGAAGATTGGGATTAGTGATAACGTTCTGGAGACGACGAGCACGAGTATTCGAATTGGCGCAAATTCGACCACGCTCTCGGGCAACATCATGACCGGAGCTGGGATCCGAATGGAGGCTCCCACGCCCCCTTATGACTATCCATCCTATTTCGACTCGCACTCCATTCAAGCAAACAATCTTGTCAACGGAGAGCCTGTACTGTACTACAGTCGGTGTGCTGGTCTCAAACTGGCCAACAAGACCGTTGGTCAACTGATCATTGCCAGCTGTTCTATGGTTGATGTATCAAACGTGACAACTGTCGGCAAGGCCGGTGTCGGGCTCCTGTTAGCCTACGTTAGCCAAGCGAGGCTCGTTCGCAGCCATATCAACGACAACTGTGACGGTCTAATGGTAGTCGAATCCGCAGCAGTGAACGTTTCGGAAAGTGATTTTGCAACAAACAGATGCGATGCATTAAGGGTTCTTCGGTCAACGGATCTCACCCTCGCACATTGCGTTGTTTCGCAGAGTCAGAATGGGCTCTTCGTGGACAACTCAGCAAACACGACGATAGTTAGCAATCTTTTTGCCTCTAACAATTTTACGGGGGCTCGGTTGGATAATGCTGTCAATCCTGTCGTGTCGCAAAATCGCGTTCAGGATAATCGTGGAGATGGGTTGACCCTTGCTAACTTCGTGAATGGCTTGATTGAGCGGAACTGGATCTCGGGGAACTTGATTGGGATATCTATCCTAGGGGGTAATGGTCTTAACGTCACCGATAACACTTTGACGTACAACGTTGCTGGGATAAGCTTCCGAGACTTCGATTACACTGTAGGCACATCCTATGTGTACAACACGATCGTGTATCACAACAATTTCATTTACAACATTGAAGACCAAGCAGATCACGTACCGGGAATCGTTCTTGCATGGGACAATGGATACCCTTCTGGCGGGAACTATTGGTCTGACTACATAGGATCGGACAATTGCAGCGGCGCGAACCAGAATATTTGTGGGCAACCGGACGGTATCGGGGATACACTGTACCGTGGAATAGTCGAGTTCTCTCTCCCCTACCACTACAGAAGCCAGAGCCCTCTTTCTGACAATTACCCGTTGATCAAGTTCTATGGTGATATCACCCAAGACGGGAAACCGCCAGAATGGCCAAACGGGAGTACGCTCACCTTGACGAAGGTGAACTCATCTAGTGTTTCACTTCAGTGGAGTAGTGCTACCGACGATACTTTGGTGAGTAAGTATCTGATCATCAAGAACGCAACCGTCACCGCTACTGTCCCAGGCAACGTCCTCGCGTACACCGTTTCAGGCCTGAGCTCAGGCTCGAGTTACATGTTTAGAGTGGAGGCGCAGGACCCTGCCGGCCTGACAAGCACCGGGGGGCCTTCAGGCGTGGTTACGCTGTCGAAATCAGGCCAGAACTCGCCCAATCCTTCCAACGGCACCAATCCTCCCAGCGGTTCTCCCCTCAATCCGACGTGGTGGACGCAGAACCCATTGTGGGGCTATTTAGCCGGAGTCGGCGCTGCCATCCTCGCAGGCGCTGTCGTGTTAGTCCGGAGACGCATTTGCCGCGGCTAGAACATATCCTCCTACTTGATCACTGGATCGCACATTCTATAGTCTCGAGTTTCGGTTATAGACTTCGGTCTAATCCATGGCAACCTATGTTGCATTGCTACGCGGAATCAATGTGGGCGGGCAAAAAATCGTCGATATGGAAAAGCTACGCTCTTCATTCGAAGCGTTAGGATACCGACATGTACGATCCTATCTTCAAAGTGGAAACGTGATCTTCGAAGCTGCGAAAACATCGGCGGACGACTTGTCCAAGATCATCAGAAAGAAGATTTTGAGCGATGTTGGTTTTCCGGTGTCTGTTATCGTGAGAACTGCGAATGAGTTGAAAAAAATTGCCGCCCATAATCCCTTTTTGAGCGAAAAGAGCGTCGATCATTCAAAGTTACACGTCACGTTCTCAGCAGAATTACCCGCTGAAGGAGCCGTGGGGAAGTTAGACTCGTTGGGTGCCTTCCCCGATCGATTCCTGGTAAAAGGTAGAGAAATCTATCTATATTGTCCGAACGGATACGGGCGAACCAAACTTTCGAACAACGCGATTGAAAAGGTGCTGTCGGTCAAGGCGACTACAAGAAACTGGAACACCGTAGGTGCACTTGTGACGATTTCATCGGAGTAGATCCAAGCCGCTTGTCATCAAATCTTCTCTCAAGGATTTTCACTGGGGTCTGGAGCTGATTTGTTTAGCTAGCTTGAGCCGGCACAGCCTATCTCGGAAGAGTTTGGAGCTGGCTTTGACATGAATGTTGACGATGAAAGTCGATCTTTTTGACGTGGAAATATTTCGCTTGATATCTATTGATAACGGATCACCTAGCCAGCTCTTATTGTGGATGCTCATACCCAACATAGAGTGGAAACAAGCTTGCAAGGCTTTGATCTCATTCGAGCGTCCTTGCGAATACGCACTTCGGCTCTAGTCCTCATAATAGGCGTGGGTCTCGTCTTGCTATCCTCTGTTCAAGCAACATTACCCACAACGGCTTCACCCGCCACACCGCTTCAATCCGTCGACTATCGATCTACAGGTAGGGAGACTTGCGAGGGCGCAATGATCCTTCGAAGTTGCCTCTTGAGTCTCAAGTCCTCGGTGACAGGTGGAACAGCGCCTATCCATGTGAAGTGGTACTTGTCAAACGGGACAAGAATAAAGGGCGAGAATATCCAGCTTGCAATCGAATATGGCGCAATCATCTACGGGGTTTGTCTGCGTGCAAGCGATTCAACTGGCCATTCGATCATCGGTGGCCATTGGGAATATGGGATAAACTACAGGTCCGTCCTTTATCACGCGGAAAAATATGCCTACATAAGAGCTCGCGCGGAGATCTCTTCTCCATGTTCTTCAGTTGATCAGTCAGTCAGCTTCAAAGGTGATCTTGAATGCGGAGCAGGAACAAGCTTCTATCCGAACGGAACGATAATCCACCATTGCGCTCCACCACCCATCGTTCCCACATGGTTCTTCGGCGACGGAACTGGATCGAACGGTACACTGAACGTGATGCATGGCTACGACGATCCTGGCGTCTACTTTGTTAGACTGATAGGAACGGATAGCTGGGGGAGGACAAACTATTCTCTCTCCAGTTATCCAATCATAATATTGCCGAAAACTCAAGAAACAACAGAAGCGGATTGAACCCAGAATAGATAGCAGCTTACGCTTTGTCCAGGCAGACTCGCCCATTTTCAGCCCTGATCTCGAATTTGAGCCCCATGATTTCTAGATCATGACTTCCCACGCTTAATCCTAGGGGAAACAGCAGGGATCGGAGATCTATAGGACAAGCTGATAACAAGCCCGTATCGCAAAAACAAGCCCGGAACCCCTAGCAGACAGAAACTGGATCTAGAAAAGAATTTCTTATAACTTTTGCAGACACCCCGTGTCCGAGAGTGGGCGAGAGAGCAACAGCTCGAACTAATGAAAAAGATGAAGGGCTTGTTTTTGGGGGCGGCGTCCCGGCTGTAACCCACCTTCTGTTTTAAGCAGCATCTGTCTAATCGGGGAACCCGCGCCTCCAGCGGAGGATCATAGGCGTCTACTGCCCCTTTCACACCGTCGCAGGGACCCGTTTCATCCTCAATCCAACCCGTCCGTCAATGCTCCCCGGGAAGAGGACACATCATCGTCATACCAGGCTGGCAAGGTCTCGTTTCTGCGCCCCCGCACAGGCTCTCACCTGGCATCTCTTACGACCACAACGGTCTCCGCCATGTGGGTGGAGTTTCCTCAAGACCACGACCATGGTCCTGTAACTGCTCACCGGCTCGCCGCCTTTCCCAACATGAACATATCGTGCTGTGCAGGAGGGCTTCGTTCTGATATCGCTCCGAACGTGGATCCCACATGGGCCCAACACCTTAGGCTATTGGGGATCGC is a genomic window of Candidatus Bathyarchaeia archaeon containing:
- a CDS encoding NosD domain-containing protein, which translates into the protein MRLNVGGRFLGLMALLVLVAISGGFQVRLASATFSTKPHVPILIDGNSGLVVGSNGVVSGGGTAQNPYLIEGWSIAAAQGQAAVKIQHTTEFFIVQNILTLGSGGVYLINANHGSVLTSKLNGTVQGVRVEGSQDVTVSGNTVSYGGISVADPDPGPFSTNLVISNNLVIDGGISIFSSHGPAGMRVSGNTILGRNLSYLGIDVYAVGATISGNSVFDTTEGIVVGGSKIGISDNVLETTSTSIRIGANSTTLSGNIMTGAGIRMEAPTPPYDYPSYFDSHSIQANNLVNGEPVLYYSRCAGLKLANKTVGQLIIASCSMVDVSNVTTVGKAGVGLLLAYVSQARLVRSHINDNCDGLMVVESAAVNVSESDFATNRCDALRVLRSTDLTLAHCVVSQSQNGLFVDNSANTTIVSNLFASNNFTGARLDNAVNPVVSQNRVQDNRGDGLTLANFVNGLIERNWISGNLIGISILGGNGLNVTDNTLTYNVAGISFRDFDYTVGTSYVYNTIVYHNNFIYNIEDQADHVPGIVLAWDNGYPSGGNYWSDYIGSDNCSGANQNICGQPDGIGDTLYRGIVEFSLPYHYRSQSPLSDNYPLIKFYGDITQDGKPPEWPNGSTLTLTKVNSSSVSLQWSSATDDTLVSKYLIIKNATVTATVPGNVLAYTVSGLSSGSSYMFRVEAQDPAGLTSTGGPSGVVTLSKSGQNSPNPSNGTNPPSGSPLNPTWWTQNPLWGYLAGVGAAILAGAVVLVRRRICRG
- a CDS encoding PKD domain-containing protein, which translates into the protein MRIRTSALVLIIGVGLVLLSSVQATLPTTASPATPLQSVDYRSTGRETCEGAMILRSCLLSLKSSVTGGTAPIHVKWYLSNGTRIKGENIQLAIEYGAIIYGVCLRASDSTGHSIIGGHWEYGINYRSVLYHAEKYAYIRARAEISSPCSSVDQSVSFKGDLECGAGTSFYPNGTIIHHCAPPPIVPTWFFGDGTGSNGTLNVMHGYDDPGVYFVRLIGTDSWGRTNYSLSSYPIIILPKTQETTEAD
- a CDS encoding DUF1697 domain-containing protein, translated to MATYVALLRGINVGGQKIVDMEKLRSSFEALGYRHVRSYLQSGNVIFEAAKTSADDLSKIIRKKILSDVGFPVSVIVRTANELKKIAAHNPFLSEKSVDHSKLHVTFSAELPAEGAVGKLDSLGAFPDRFLVKGREIYLYCPNGYGRTKLSNNAIEKVLSVKATTRNWNTVGALVTISSE
- a CDS encoding DUF6789 family protein; protein product: MSFVRRRLSVLAPLSINRRGLTFVGTVAFMTGFFAARAFAIQNPNVVVVKGGIHFHHFWYGLGMVTLSGWLGIAFNRPRLVRTYAIIFGLGAGLIGDEIGLLLTFGDYQSSLTTDFFVGVIGFIILATTLVRYRKIVAKDIIHTSWNERLVYLGINLTGLSVIFFAVNSLTPGAVLAAIGIVLVISGFEAARAGIVAGLVAGGIAAVGDFFLVENYDVIGRTLEGTVFAPTSPIGSLEAATIYVIAVDVFLSGVIGGAILGLIFSLVHDRYLKNRSLRTRGIVFGIALWIVLSVTSLGSEFGALYDVISTVIGLVAYLVYGILLARFYPRFKRNISENLTDTVPAS